CCATAGCTTTCAGTGAGACTGACGTTGCGGCCGTTTCTCTCCTGGCCGGGGTACACGGGCATGAGAACTTCGATACCTTTGGCAGTCAGGCCTTGTACACAGGTTTTGTCACTCCTTGTGTCCAAGGGTTTTCTTGGCAGAAACAAATGCCCAAAAAGGTATGATCAGGGAGGGTCCCTGCCACACTAGGTTCCGTTGCTTTGCCTAGAGAGGGGGACAGTCTCAGCTTTGACTTTCCTAGCCTCAAAATCTAGTGCAAATTTTGCCCAGTGGAACATTTCTTCTCTCCCCTACGCCACCCAGTGTGCGCAGGAACCTGAGCCCTGAGAACAGTTGGGTCAGGCCCGATGGGGATGATAACAAGCCACTCGTGCTGACCTGTAGCAGGAAGCAGAGCCGCTCAGGGGCCTCTCAGGTTTGCTCTCTTCCTGCCCTTCTGGAGGGTGTGAGGGGCGGGGGCAAGGGCTATGGCTGCAGCAAGGTGAGGCCCCAGGGTCTCGCCTACCTCTCCACCCACCCTCAGCCTCCACCACACTTGATGAAGTCCATGTGCTTTGCCTGCAAGGAAGGGGGAGAATACTTCAGTCTTAGTTCAGCTCCAGTAAAACATGACTCTCTAAAGTGTGGCCACATACCTGGGCCTCTCTGTAAGGGCATTTCCTATAAAAGTGCCACTTCTGTCCCAGCAGCAGAAAGACTACGTACCTGGATTAGCCTTCGGAAGTAAACAACTAAAATGCTAGATACAcactttaaaaacatgtttaaatcATTGCTGAGCAACACtaaaggggttaaaaaaaaaaaaaaaagtcatgcacATAggccaaaaataaaagcaaaagatctGAGAAGTAAAACCAGATTCTATTCTGGGGCTTCTGTGGAACCCCTGGTGGCCCCGACATTCTGCTTTAATGAGAGCAGGGGACTACAGCCTGCCAAAGGTGGAGAGTCCAGATCCGGGTCTCTGATGGAAACTGGGCCTTCAGAGGGCTTCGTCCTTGGAAGGAGAAACAAAGCCACTGCACAGAGAGGGACAGCAAGGGTCTTGCGGATCATGATCTCCATCCTGgatagtttggaaaaaaaaaaaaagtactcccCTGGGGATTACAATTCCCTCTTCTCTGGTGTGTGCTGTCCAAATTCCTAGACCGTGGTAGGAGTGGGAATACTCAAATTTCAATTGGAAAGAGCTCCACCACTGAGTTTCAAGTGATTCCTGGGTTTTGGACAAGAGCAAATGCAAATCCTGtctgggaaaaaaatgtgatttcagcCAGTCTCAAAGAATTCTCATGGTCACAATACAATGAGCACTTTGCAAACCAACATCACAAGACACTAGAGAGTGAAAAAGTTAAGGCACACACGGGAAGACAGTTCCAACACCCAGACAAAGGATTGGTATAGAAAAATATgtgtctgggcgcctgggtggctcagtgggttaaggcctctaccttcagctcgggtcatgatctcgggtcctgagatcgagccccgcgtcaggctctctgctcattggggagcctgcttcctcctctctctctgtctgcctctctgcctgcttgtgatctctgtctgtcaaataaaatctttaaaaaaattatgtgtctgtatatatctgtatgtataaaACTACACATCAGTAAGACAAGCCAAAGAGCAAAACGGGCAATTTGTAAAAGATAAATGGCTGAGATATGAAGATACTCAACCTCATTAGTAATCCTGGATATGAAAACTGAACTTCGAGGTAACATTATATACCCAACAGATCAGCAAAAATCTTAAAACTGAGCAAATACCAAGGGTTGGTGAAGGGTATGAAGACAGGAACGCTCATCCGCATGGGACTCACAATCCAAACTGGTACAACCATGTTGACAAAGAGCTCGTCATTGTCGACAGGATTATCTATAGAACAAATCCCCTCCTAAGTTAGCATCCTAGGAAAAACCTTTGCTCTAGAACATTCACAGAAACATTGTTTATagcagaaaaattagaaacaatcgATGTGTCTGTTACCAACGGATGTATCAGTGCACTGTGGTGTAGTCTGATGACAGACTCCCCCGATGAACGAGAGGAAGGGTCAACCTGTTTGGGTTTAACACTTGCAGTGTTAAACTCCCCAAACACGGAGCTGGCCTCTTACAAGACTCCATGGAGTCCAGCCATTGCCAAGTGCCCAAGGCACTGACCAATTACAAAGCTTGGACCCCAGCCCTCTAATTAGGTCAGAAGGGGGTGATGCTTCTCCAGGCCAGCAGGCAATGCAGTAAATCCTGTCGCTGGCTAGCTATGTCGGATAGCTGCGAGAGCACGATCTGGACTGTAGATCTAGGAATATATCAAGGGGCAGAGTTGGTGCAGCCTCCCCCAAGCGAACGATCTGGCAAATTAGGGCTGGAACCAAGGTTCAGCCACATCATACTTACTGTACCCCTTCCCCTGGCGACAATGGTGGAGCTGTGCCTCACGATCACGCACCTCGATGCACCACCGCGCCACAACGGGCACTCCCTGCCCAGAGCACACTGCCCTGAGATGAAGGGGCCACACGGGACCCGCACGGGTGGGACGCACCCATCTCCGAGGAGCGCTGTTCCAGCAGCCTGGTGGGAGTTCTGTGTGCTCATGCGCACAACAGTGAGGGAACCATAACCGCGTGGGTCAACACAGGTACATCTCAAGAATGATACTGAGCAAATGAAGTCAAAGAAAGCAAGCTGAATGACTTCATACTATGAAGTTCAAAAATaagcaccccccccacacacagaatACAGTggtaaaattcaaaagaaaagcgAAGAAATGATCACCCCCAATCTCAGGTAGTGGCTTCCTCTGCATTCATGGACAAACACAGAGGGCCCCCCCAAGACTGTCCTTCTTAAGCTTGGTGCTGGATATAAGGgtgcttattattttttgaacTGCAAAAGTATTTTTGAGACACCTGTGAACTAATGTTTCacaataagaaatttaaaaaatattaaagacctGTTTCCACTGTTGCAAATCATCAGGGGAGATCTTCAACTTCACGCTGCTGGTTGAGACCGGCAACTTCCTCCCCTAAATACAATTTGCTGGGCAGTTCTCCAATCTTCTTGTCCCCCACCATCCACACAGTTCGTTCTCCCTTCCCGGCCCTCCTCCTGTAGCCAGGCAGGGGGCCTGCAGTGTCCCCTCCTTCACCAGTGACTCCCACTCTGCTCTTCTGCTCATGGTCCACCGAATGAActgtcacctctctctctccagaccGACCTTACGTGCAGAACAGCTGCACACCCCCTCCTGCACATCGGCACCTCTCTCAGAACTCCTCCCGTGGGCCTAGCCATCTGTGCGCTGCCACCTCCCTCACTGGCCCAGGTTCCAGGGCCTTCATCTTTGTAACACAGGCAGGTGTCGAGCACCAGGGTCCACCGTAACCCATAGAGTGTCACAGGATGCCAGTGccaagagaaggagggaaaaccACAGCCAACGCGGTGTGCTCTCCGCATGTGTTCACTCACTTAACCCCTGGGAACCCTATGAAACAGGCACCTGCTGGTCAGGGTTTCAGATGCAGAAACCAAGACACGGACGCTGTCATAGAGAGCTATTGAGCTGGGATCCAAACTCAgcttctgactccagagcccacacttGGCCACAACTCTAAATACTCCCAGAAAAGTTTACAGCCAGTTGTCAGCTGCCCATTGTCTTCATAGAGGACAGGTGGTCAGCTTGGTCTCTGAAGCCGAATGGCTTAAAGTCCCAGCTCATTACTTACTGGGTGGCTGGGAGCTAACGCTCTCTGAGCTTGCTTCCTGTCTGTAGGATGGGGATAACAGCACCCACTGGTGGTCCGCTGGTACCCAGGTGTCCTGCACCAGTGTTCCTGGAGAGACTAATGTAGCCACAGTGCCCCCAGGTGGCCGCCCTGGTCGGGGCTCCAAGGCCAAGCAACCTTCTAGAGTGGAAGGGAAAAGAAGTTTGGACCCTTGGCCCCAGACACAAGCCCATGTGTAGACAATCAAAGAGCTCAAGTTCATGCAGGATGTAAGAAGCCCTGGTGACACCACCGAACGATCTCCCTTCAGATAGTAGCTAGAACTATCTGCTTCTGGACCCTAACTACGAGCTCACAAGCCCGACAACACAGGTCCAGAAAAGGTGAGACCCCGGGGAATCCACCAGCTGAGACCGACTGCCCAGAGGTTCGCCTGCAGGGCAGCTGAGCCCAGTCTGAGAGATGTGGCAGGGGTGGCAGCTCTCCATTCCATTTTGGCCAAAACAACCAGGCTTTTTCCCCCGGCTTTTGTGTTCCGAAGAGAGTCAGAGACCAGGCTCCGTTCTGAGGCCCAGGGTTGACTCACTTAGCAGCCACGTGACATAAGGTAAAAGGGGGAGCGACAGCACTGTGTACAGGGCCCCGCCCTCGAAATGAAAATCTAGCTGAGACACGAATGCCTAAACCcctccaagatcacagagctgtGCCAGAGCCAGGAAGTAGCTCACCTGCGGGGACAAGGGTGGGCAgcagaggcttcctggaggagcctGACCATGGGGAGGGGGACTGTGGGGGACAGCAGATGGTGGATAGAAGTAGCCATCAGGGAAAAGGCAACAGCAGAGCAGAAGCAGACATGCTAGCAGACACAGTCACAGTGCTGACGGCGGTGCTGGCAGGGGTGTGGACGCTAGCTTCAGACAACGCAGAGGAGAGGGTACCAACCCCCAGCAAATCTGCAAATCTGTACTTCTGACATCCCCCCACCTTAACTACTGCAAGCCCGGAAGCCTCACCAATAACATCAACAGGTGCCGGAGATCTACATGCAGACGTCCTGTCTACAACACTCTGACAACCAAGCCAGCTCCGGAAAAGAAAGCGTTGTTCggaaaatcagagcagaaaataCACTCCCAGTACGTACCATGTTTACTGAAAAAAGCCTGTGTAAGTGGATGTGCACAATTCCCACTtgagttgttcaagggtcagtgGCAGTGGTAATAAAAGTCACAGTAGcagcagtgggaggaggaggagtagcAGGTGAGAGGAGTGCTAGCAGACATGGTAGCAGCATCAGTGGTGGTAGTAGGAGGCCATCAGAGTGCTAGGACTAGTAAAAGTGGTAGCAATAGGGGGAAGGGTGGCAGTAGGGGGAAGGAGGctgtagggggagaagcagaggtagGGAGGGCAGCAGTAGGAGGAGTAGCAGTAGTAGGAGCAGCAGTAGGAGGAGGAGTAGCAGTAGTAGGAGCAGCAGTAGGCAGGGGCGGCAGTATGGagaggggcagcagcaggaggagcagcgGTAGTGGGGGTGGCAGCTGGAGCGGCAGCAGCAGGCACAATACATACAGCATGTACCACGTGCACCCACCATTCTACAAACTTCTCTATGCTCTAATTCACTTTAGTTTTACAATATCCCCAACTTCTGAAGAAACTGGAACAGAAAGAAGTCaacacagacctgcacccctgaagcaaataatacattatatgttaataacaaaaagaaaaaaagaaagaaagaaagaaagaaagagaaaagaaaaggaaggaaggaaagaaagaaatagaaagaaaagtcaGTCAAATAATCTGGCCAAGGGCCCCAGCCTCCTAAGTGCCACAGCTGGGATTCTGCGCTCCTATCTCTATCCTGGACTGCAAAGGAGCAGCCTGAGGTTCCCGGGTGGTGCAGGGAAGCTGCTCGGCTGCACAGCCAAAAGCCAGGCTGTTTcaagaataaaatgagagaatgtaCGTATCGTGTCCAGCACACAGCTGGTATGAGGGCACGGATGGCAGGACGGTGTGGAAAGCGTTTCAGGGTTTCTAACCAAACATGCGGCTCCCAAGGCCAGAAGAGCAGGGCCAGGTTCCAGTTCCAGGACGGTGGTTTGGAGCAGGGTGAGGGTGGGACTACAGTCCCTTTGAGATTCTCTGAGATGATTTCCAAGCCCCTCCGCCGCCAAAAAATGCACGTAAATGAGGACACGACATATGCTCCACACCACAGCGCCCCTCCTAACCCCACAGTCCCCAAGAACCTCCCTTTATCTCTTCAATGGTTTTCCAGGCAACAAAGCCGAGCTAACAGCGCCCATTCACGTCTAGCCAGGAACCAACCAAGGGCTCAGTGCCGGGCTAGGGGAGGTCCAGCTCCACCCTTCCCCACCTTGACCCCGAGGCCCTACCACCTGCAAACCGCAGCTCCAACCTGTCCTCCTTTTGTAGGGTGTCCGGCCTCAGGAGAACTGCATGACCgctcttttcttaaaaagggaCAACCCCACATTTTTCAAACCAGAATACCCAAAATTGATCTTTGATTGGCAAATACTGGAAAAGCTCTAGGTGTTCAAACGCCGCCTCGTCACTGCCTGTTGGGCATCTCTGTGAGAACTGACCCGAACTACCAGGCCAGTGCTCAGAGCTGCCCGCAGCCGCGCCGTCTGCCAACAGCTACAACTCTGCCGTGGGTCCCAAAGGCAAGTTCCAGGGAcaaccacagacacacacacacaaaggctgTGCTAGTCAAATACCTGTGAAAACTGGGTCAGTAAGTTCAAAGGTTTCTTTCTTGCAGTTTTCAAAGGCCTTACTAGCCTAGCAAGCATTGTGGGCCTCCAAGGCAGAGAACAGCATGCCTGAACTTTCTGGACCACGGAACGCTGACCCAGCAGAACACATGCAGAGCTCTTCTGTGGCACTTACAGGATCCCCTGTGCTTTGCGCCACTGCCCCCGGCCCCAGCGCAGTACCTCACCAAATCGTGCCCCCCCCCACACTCCCACACAAGCCCCCGTCAAGCTTCCAGTCCAAGAGGCTCCGGGACTGTTGTTGTCCAGGGTCCTGAAGACCTCCCTggcccaccacccctgcccctccacaaACACTgggcctctccttccttcccctccgcACACCTCCATCATTCCCCTTGGACACCGCCCCTGCCAACAACACCCCTCCTCCCTTTTGCCAATAAGCACTAAGGTTTCAGCGTCGTTACCGCGCGCAAGAGGCCACCCCGCCTTCAGCGGCCAAGGagctctgcttcctcttccaggAGAGGCATCAGCGACCTGATCTGTGTTTATTTACTGTACTGGCTGTCTTCCCTGGAACCGGCTTACTTCCAATGTTCAAAAGCCAGAGTTTGGAAAATCCTTCAGATTTAAGCCGGCCGGGGGCAGGTTGTGCAGCACCCACAGTAATGACGCCTCCGTGATTTGTTCACACTTCCTCACCAGTAAGAAAAGGCTGTTTTGCCCTCACGTCCCCTTCCCCTCTTGGCTGCTGTGGATGGAAACCCCACAAGAAAGTGGCTGCATGAGAGTGACAGGAGACCCTGTGAAACACAAGGTCAAGGCCTGCAGGGCCGTGAAAGTGTCCTTCTGGCAGAtgtgctccctccccacccttcccagcGTGGTTTTCCtcttacagacacacacagggggGTGCggtttattgttttctttttttaatgaaactaaaTCACTGCTTACAAAAACCTGCAAGAGTCCTCACGCCCATCCCCTTCACACTTCCCTTGGCTcagcctctccccatctcccaggaACTGAAGCTCATGAACGCCATGAGGGGAGAGGCCCTGGGCTCCGACCCGAGCCTTCCCAGGGTGACAGTTCTACCGCCCATGATCCTTCCTGTCAGGCTGAAGGTGGCATGGAAGAGGGTGGTCCCCGCTGCCATGGCTCTCAGGCCACCACCCGGACCAGAGTGAAATGATGTGACTGCCCCGCCCCAGAGACCCCCCCTCCCTCAGtagtctctcccctccctccccccaccccccctccctaaTTCTACCCCTCTACTGAGATGAGGCCCGGCTCCCAGATCCTAAGGGCCAGGGCCTACAGACTGTAGAACTTGAGGCTCCTGTCCATGCCCGTTGAAGCGATGAACTTGGCGTGGTGCCCAAAGGCCACCCCTGTGGTCAGGCCGCTATGCTCTGAGGAGAGAGACAAGAGGCAATGGTGAGGCTTCTCCCGCTTGCTTGGGGCCGAGCACTGACCCTGAGGACACGCTCCTAAATCCATCCAGCGCTCCCGGGTCAGTGCTCATGTACTCTTTCCCCAGTCAGCTCTACACCCAAGGGCAGGGTGCCAGTCCGACCTGCACACACACCACAGGTCCTTACTCCACGTCTGGCACACAGCATGCGCCTGGGTGCTGAGTGCAGAGAGGAACGTCAGCGCCCCCACCTGAGCTCTCGGAGCAACTGCAATTCTGCTCAGTTCAAGGGCTAGAAGCCACTGAGAGCTGGCAGAGGGCAGTCTCGTTCTCTGCCTTCTCACAACCTGTTTTACAGATTTAGCTAAGTTTTCACTTCGGTTTAAAACCTCACTGCTCATCCAGCTGGTGTATGTTTATACTTTGTAGTTAGTTCTAACTCCTTGTTTATCACTGGGACAGTCCGTTAGCCTGTTCTAGCTCGGGGTTCCCACTTAGGGAACCTGAGCCCCCAACAGAGCACAGCGCTGGGCCAAGGGCAGAAGAGGCTGGGTGACACGCAGCCCTGGATTCAGGTAGTTCGTGAGCAACAAAGCAAATTCCTTCTAGATTTAGGGGTAAAACCCGGAGCTCCGACTACAGAGCCCAGGCTGTGCTTCCAGCCTCcgtcctgcctccctcccaaggCAGAGATGCAGTGCTGAGCAACGGCAAATCCTTACTCCAACCCAGACACTGTTCTATGTTCTACATCCATACGTGTGTATACACGTGGATGCATGTCATATACACAGCTACTTCCTGTCATATATGGACATGTGCACGCCTAAACACATAACTTCGTATGTGTACGAACTCACCTTCACCTCATGGCCACCTGGTGGAGTACACACTGTCAGCATTCCCCAGAGAGGCTAGGCAACTTGTTCAATGCCACACAGCCTGAAGTGCACTTGAAGTGGTAGAGCCAGCACTTAAGGCCCAGCAGTCTGACACTCGAGTTCACTTTCTTAGCCACTCAACTCTACTGTCTCGGGTGGTGATGGAAAGCTGCCTAGGCAACCTCACGCCCGCCCCTAGAAATTCCTAGCCTGGTGGTATTTGCCCTCTTCGTCCTGGGCCAGGGCACACGGGCGCCTTGGGGGCCCAGAGGTCAGACCCTACCTGTGAAATGAAGAATCTCTGTCCACTGTTTGCAGATGTAGATCTGGACATCCGTGCCCCCAAGCGCCAAGTAGGTGCCACTCTGGTCAAAGATCAACGACTTCACCTGCCAGAAACAGGACAGAGGTCACACGGGAACAGACAGGGATACACAGAAGTTGGATCACTTCGGTGAATAACCAACAACCGAGGAGCTGCAGCGACAGAGCAGGGGCGGGAGGGGCCCACCTCGAAGTTGTTATCCAGCTGCAGCGTCTTGAAGTTTTTAAGCTTGCGCAGATCCCAGAGCTTGACAGAGGAATCATCAGCCGCTGTGGCTAGGTAGTAGCCATTCTCCGAGAAGGCAATGCTGGTGATAGGGCCCGAGTGGCCGGGGAAGTTGGCCACGTTGGTGCGCTCCTATGGTTGGAGGATGGGTAGCACAACGTCACCCACTGGTCACGAGAGGGAGAAGATGGAGTTCGCCAAATGCCCACCTCTGAGCCATCCTCCTCCACGCTTCAGGGAAGGACCACGAGCAAGAATGGCGGAAGCAGATGGCCCAGCCCAGGAACCCCAGACCACACctatcacatcacatcacatctcgctctctgtctcacacacacacacacactccaccctTGGGAGCCCCAACCCCCCCCGCCAGGGCCAGGTGCCATCAGCACCTAATCACACTGTGTAGTCAAGGGCTCAGAACCTGGGCCTTAGATGGAGGCTGCCATGTCCTACCTTCAAGTCCCAGATCTTGATCTGCGAGTCCATGGTGCCTGTCCCAAAAATGAGTCCATCGGGGTGGAACTGCGCACAGGTGAgagctgtgggagagggagacagagctgtGGTCAGAGCCCACAGGACAGAcaagcacagagaaaagaccCTCGCTCTTCACACTGCACACTGTgcccagcacaatgcctggcacctGGCAGGTGCTGGCAGTTAatgtattttaagagaaaatgaacaagtgacaaaataaaacatacaccTAAACGAGAAGCAGCAAAAGACAGAGGCCAGTGCCTCTGAAGCAACTTACAGCAGCCAGAGGTCTCATCTGTCACCTTGGTGAGCACACGCCCTGTCTGGATGTCAGAGAAAGCCCAGTACTGAAAAAACAGAGACAATGGAGCCAGTAAGAAAGTGGGTGCCCTTCAGGAAGGCAGGGACCCTTGTTCGGCAAACCCTGACCAAGCTAGACCCTCCGAGCAGAGGAACGTCCTCCTCTGGGGTTCTGGGGAACCAGCTGGTGTTGGCAAGATGCTCCCTCCTCCCAGGATGTTAAAGCTCGGAGACCAGCAGGCCTCTGCAGTGTCCAGGCTGACACCACACCTGGTCATCAGAGGAGCTCAGGAGATAGTCCCCAGTGGCATGAAGGCTGAGGCCTGTCACAGCGCTCTCATGTGCCCGAACAACCTGCACACAAGAGGCATTCGGGACCGACCAAATCCTGATAGTAGCATCTGGAGAGGCAGAAAACACCAGCTcctgaaaagaaagcagaagagatgGACCACACAATTTTACAAAACCGGAAACAGCCACAACCCCAACAACTGCTACTCTTTCAGTCCTGTCCTGCCTAgcaccatccatccacccagtGATGCCTAACAGAGCCGACagtaaatgctatttaaaatggtAACTCAAACAGCAGCGGCCTAGATGAGGAAGCCTATCTAGTGCTAAGAAGGACAGCTGCACAAGAGGGCAGTTTCCCACGCCCTGTTTCTAAGACCAGAGCGAGCAATGTTTCTAATGCAATTAAGGaactaagtttttaaattttagtttacttggagcacctgggtggctcagtgggttgagcctctgccttcggcacaggtcatgattcccagggtcctgggatcaagccccgtgtcgggctttctgctcagcagggagcctgctcccccttctctgcctgcctctctgcctacatgtgatctgtcacataaatgaaatttttaaaaaatcttttttagtttattttactttgcttaaATAGACACATTAGCTAATGGCTACTGGCACGGATGGCATGGGTCTGAGCACTGGGTCTGGGCGGGGCTGCAGGACCAGGACCACTCAAACTTCAGCTCTGCAGGGGCAAGTTAATCCTCAGAAAAATATGGGGCAGAGAGAACCTCCACAGTGTCAGCTACCAATTATTTGGGTTAGAACATTAAAAACTATAAGGTACAACCAACTACCCTATTTCGTCAGTATGATTTCATAAGAGAAATAACAGCACCCAGTCAGCAAGGAAGGAATACTTTCCCCCTGAAACGCATTTAGTTTTGGGGTGCCCAGCTGACTCAGgggagcatgtgacccttgatctcagggtcaggagcttgagccccacgttgagattaaatttaaaaaacctgaagagaataaatgaaaaacaaaaaatacatttaatttcacAAAAAATTCATGTTCATCatctatttctaatttccttAAGGAATAGGGAAAAGGCTAATTGGGAAGCACAGACTCAGCAGCTCTCCTACAGTCTCAGACCCAAACTGTCCCAGACCTCAAGACTCAAATCCTGTAAGGTCAGTAATCTGGTCTACTGAGCAGTCTTTGCCCTCTATGCCAGCACCTCTCCATCTACTTTAGCCCACGCCACTTTCAACAGTCAACATCAAGCCCCCACAACCCCACAGGACCATGGGAATGTGGACACACCTGTCCTTCCCACATATGCTAAGTCAAGACTTCGCTGAGCTTGGTTTTCCAGTTCGTATTACAGAGAGCGTAAGGTTTTTCCTTTCCCTAACATAACGTAGGTCTATGAATAAGCTTATTCAAGCTCTCcgtttcctctcttcccctggtCTGAAGGCCACTGCTCTAGGAGGTTCTACAGAGTACAGGGCAACCCCATGACTGCAAACAAAGGCCTAGTGCTCAGCATTCTTCCTTGGGCCTGATTGACTTCcaagagcacagagcagggcactGGGTAACTGGGCCGCGACCCAGACCACTGCAACAGCAACCGCTGCTCAGGAAGGAGGAGCCCGGGTGACTGGCAGAACCCTTTACCTGGGAAGGATGAAACACCACACTGGTGACTTTCTTGGTATGGCCTTTGAGGGTGGCCAATATTTGCTCAGAACTCTTGTCGAAGACGACAACATTTTTATCCGCCCCACCTAAAAAGGACCCAGATGAGATCCAAAAATGAGTCACGCCCACCTGGGTCCTCTGCTGAAGAAGGTACTTTTGTCCCCAGGTCACGCAGAGGACAGGAGCATGCAccttccccaccaccctccccgcCTTGGCCTGCTGGGCCCAGCCAGCTCTCACCAGTAAGGATCTTGTTGGTGTCGGCAGGGCAGAGGTCCAGGGCCAGGATCCCAGGAATGCTGGCGCTGTGCAAGCCCTGAGCAAAGTGTACAACATCAAACCCAGTTGTCGTCGAATCCAAACCAGCCATAAAGCCACACAACTCCCCCATTCCATCCCCAGCCCCGGGGAACAAGAGTGACTTCTGTTCCTCACCCGCTGCACCTGGCCTTCTGCTCGGACACAGCACCGCCCTCGCGGCATCACTGGGAAGGCCAGCACTGGGGCAAGAAGCCGGGGCCCTTGTGCAGTCCTATGGCCACCGCCCTCCACGCTGGCTGCCCGCCCCAGATACCACAGGGGCCCCCTGCGCCACAGCCAGTGGGAACCCGGCTACTCACCACGTGGGAGGCCACTTGCCGGTATTTGCTCAGCTCCTCCGGCTTCACCAGCTCCTCTGGCACCGTCTTCCCTCTCTGAGCAGAAGCGAAAGGCCCCCAACGAGAGCAGCAGTGAGTGCAGGATGCAGCGACTCCCCCTTCCCCAAGGGTGGCCGCTGCCTCCACCGACCAGCTCTCCCCTGGCTCTGGGAAGACTCACCTTCTTACGCTCCGTGGTGAGCACAGTGGCCTTGTCTTGAAGCtgggcaagagagagaacaggtgcaACGGTGAGACAAGGGATTTTGCCAGCTGGACGTTGGTCCCATCTCCAAGCGTCACCTGCACTCATGATCTGCCAGTTCTGAGCTAAGGGCTTACGTGCATTCCCTCTTCTTACTCTCACCCCAatttgatgggggggggggggtgctgctaCCCTTACTTCGTAGAGGGGACACTGAGCCTCCGAGGAG
This DNA window, taken from Lutra lutra chromosome 10, mLutLut1.2, whole genome shotgun sequence, encodes the following:
- the PRPF19 gene encoding pre-mRNA-processing factor 19; amino-acid sequence: MSLICSISNEVPEHPCVSPVSNHVYERRLIEKYIAENGTDPINNQPLSEEQLIDIKVAHPIRPKPPSATSIPAILKALQDEWDAVMLHSFTLRQQLQTTRQELSHALYQHDAACRVIARLTKEVTAAREALATLKPQAGLIVPQAVPSSQPSVAGAGEPMDLGELVGMTPEIIQKLQDKATVLTTERKKRGKTVPEELVKPEELSKYRQVASHVGLHSASIPGILALDLCPADTNKILTGGADKNVVVFDKSSEQILATLKGHTKKVTSVVFHPSQELVFSASPDATIRIWSVPNASCVQVVRAHESAVTGLSLHATGDYLLSSSDDQYWAFSDIQTGRVLTKVTDETSGCSLTCAQFHPDGLIFGTGTMDSQIKIWDLKERTNVANFPGHSGPITSIAFSENGYYLATAADDSSVKLWDLRKLKNFKTLQLDNNFEVKSLIFDQSGTYLALGGTDVQIYICKQWTEILHFTEHSGLTTGVAFGHHAKFIASTGMDRSLKFYSL